The Cyprinus carpio isolate SPL01 chromosome B22, ASM1834038v1, whole genome shotgun sequence genome contains the following window.
cacccattcactgcagaggatcacttggtgagcaagtgatgtactgctaaatcttttgttaatgtttttaatgattctttttttaattgggagatggcatcttcatttttcaaaaagaaacatGCATCATATTCctcattaatattaaattcttcaagtttatatacacataaatatatatcttgTTTTTATTAATCAGTTTTAATCAGAACTagtactttgtttttattaatactatCACGTCACCAGAGCAGCATTCACATCAGTGCTGACCCTGTTTAGAAATGTGATTTCTGTTTTTCCTCACATAGTGTAAATTACTGTAGAGTTCATGTAAATGATCTTCACTCAGGACAGACTGCTTTTCTACTTTCAAAccaaaggggtttttttttttaatgaaaaaaaaaagagaaaacaattttGTCTTGATTATTCGTAAAATTCATTTGCATTATTTCTGGCAttacctatatattatataatattttaatttctttgcttATGTTTTTCACTTGTGCTTGAGTTATCAGTCTGTTTGAATGATGCATAGCAtcatgtatcttcctgaagtattGTCAGTTGAAGTTTGTTATAATGGCCACAAGAGGGAGGCACATTTACTTTTCATGCATCTGAATGCTTCTTGTTGACATGACGTTGTAACCGAACCtttattttatgatgaataaataattgcatttgtaCATCTTGAGTAGTGTGCCATTTGTTAAGGCATATTGGTGTATAAGGGCATCACTGGCCAACACTTTGCATTtcttaaatcagtggttctcaaccatgTACTTGGGGCCCACTAGATGGCCTCAGTGAGCTTTCTTATTTACCTAAATATACTGACTTAAAAGTATTAGAAGAGGTAGTTATAATAGAATAActttcaaatgtaaaacaaaatattagcaCGACTGGAGCACTGCATTAACCAATTAGCATTTTTCTTTATTAGTTGTATGTGTGAGGTCATGATTGGGGGAGTATAAAAAGAAATAAGGACCACTCCAATTAAGTTTTCACTAAAACGTGTTAACATGTTTCCCGCCAAAAGGTAAAAGGCTACAATTCTTCGGCCACTTTCCCGGGAGAAGAAGTACTGTAGGTACTCTGAAGTAGCATATTGGCAATTTCCTAGTATGTATTGAAGTATCATAGTACAGGTTATACTTATAATAACTTGACATAAATGAAAACGAGCCTGTTAGAGTCCGCGTATTGTGCGTtcataaaaaacttttaattttcaaaaaagaaaaagaaaaagaaaaaacgttTTCCATAgttttacacaattaaaaaaagacacttgGAAAACGTATTTTCCGTAGTTTCTTTGACACAACAAAGGTAAAACTGATGAAAACGGTCTGGAAAGATGTATTTTAGCGTTGAATTGACTTAGCAAAGtcaaagtaacattttaaatggccTTTTAACGTGTGCTTATCCTCGCTTTCAAATTAAACATGGCGGGAAGCCGTCTAAAAATCAtcgtatgtgaccctggaccacaaaaaaagaGTCATatgggtcaattttttttaaattgagatttatacatcatctgaaagctgaataaataagctttacattGATGTAGGCCTATGGTTTGTAagggcaatatttggccgagatacaactatttgaaaatctggaatctaaatattgagaaaatcacctttaaagttgtccaaatgaagttcttagcgatgcatgttactaatcaaaaattaagttttgatatatttacggtaggaaatttactaaatatcttaatggaacatgatctttacttaatatcctaatgatttttgtcatacaagaaaaatttatcattttgacccatacagtgtattgttggctattactACAATTATACccctgctacttatgactgcttttgtggttcAGGGAATATTAGCAcaattttaaatggctttttagCATAATATCCTTAATAGTTTGacatataataacaacaaatgaacATCATCTCCACTATGCTGACCCTCTTTAAAGTGGACAGAATGAGTGTGTTATTATCAGATATTCTTAGCAGATCTTGTGTCTGTCAGATCGCTCCTGTTACACCACTGATTATAATCATCACAGGATAATACAAACACTTCCGCTACGTCTGCACACAATTCTATATTCAAATCCCATTTCTCACACACCCATCCACACCATCTTGAACCCCTTGAGCTATTAAAAAGCAGAAAATTGGCTAGAATTACCCATCTCTCCAGCTCGTCAGCACACCCTACCATACCACGGTTGAAAAGAGGGCTACAGAGGTCACGTCTGGGCAGGTCTCGGGGGGCCGATGGGGTGAGTCTGCGGGGCACGTCTGAATGGTCCTCGGTCCAGTCCCTATAGCAACAGTCGGGTCTCAGACTGGGCCTCCTGACAGATGCACATAATTAATGTGATTATATAGATATGTCAACCCCGTCACCCTCCACTTCATTAAGCCAGACACGGCCTCCAGACGTGTCATCAGCCAGCCCGACGTGGGAAAAAATATCTGTCTGAGTTATTGGGTGATGAGACGTTATTGGGACAGCACTGGTCTGGTGGTGAGACGGAGAATATAGATACAAATGCACCAGGcgattaataattatatatacctACAATGCCTCAAATATCCCCccaataacaatatacattaGTATGGAGGAAAATTACAACCTTAAATGGTTTATATAggacatgtgcacacacacaaccaagttttgttcagtttttttttttttagatgtaacataaaataatttgaagaaGAAATAGCTTTCCGTAGGGCTGAAATAAGAGcacaaatatgaattttattgtatattttgtccATAAATCAGTCATATTCCTACATAGCAGCTAATAAACTAGTCAGACATTTGACCATCTGACCCTTTGAATGGTACGTTGTCTGTTCTGACTATGAAAGTCACATTTTATCAGCCATTAATCATGTCATCTTTCAGACACAACACTTGAGCAAAGCAAAGGAGGGATATGGGGTTTGATGTTAGCAGGAGAAATGTGCATTCGgtatttatttgtcattctgACATAGTCTGCCTTTTATTCAttaacatatactgtatgaataCGTCAGTTCAGTTGTCTAGAAAATGGAATGTAAAAAAGAatgttaaattgttttgtattcATAACATTTTGCAATTCGGTTAAAATATCATGCACAGATTTTTCCATTTTCCAAACAATTCACtagtttttaagaaatattttaggtattaacactgcaaaaataataagtAGTGATAGACATATGTATCAACTACGCTTATTAAACCAGCAATATTTGGCATTGTGTAATAATTTGGAATACAcatattccatttaaaaatatttttaattatttagtttagttattgttcagtaaaatattgaaatatatattatatataatatttttgagtaactaatgtcattttgttttactatcaataatgcaaataaaataatggaaaaaggTATCATGGAACAAcactaaagcctttttttttcattttttaaatgatcagttTATTGTTTTGAATCAAATGAAAGCTGGTTGACattagaaaatgaataaataaattgtttcagTGTTAAATTATTAGCTTGTCTTAAGCCTACCATCTTAAATGATATGAATCCTTGATGACTTCCTCTGATCCTATGATTAAAAACAGTAGTTCaataacaggcaaaaaaaaaaaaaaaattatgattattcaTGAAACATATGAGCAAAATTGATTAGGCCCGACATCAGCAATATAGCAAACACAGTATTTAAAATACACCATAACATTCCGTTAAAAAAATTCATCCAAGGCAAAAGtacaaaatgaactaaaatttcatttttgaacatCCGAGTCCAACTGTTTTAACAGGTTTTGCACTTGACGATTTTGTGCTGGTGGAACACTATTTCGGACCACATCCCTGAGTTACCAGGCCCTTACAATTGCATTTCAATGAAATGATCACCACAACTGGGGACACATGTGACGTGACTGAAAACTTCtgaggtaaaaacaaaaaaacccaaaaatggTGTTTTGATGAGCTTATTGATGTTCTGATGAAAACCAAAACAGCTTATATGCATACAGTTAACTAGCATCTTCGCTTTGATTGTACCAAACAAAAGTTTCCACCAGGTACCGGCAAAACACAGCGGGTTTAGAGGAGTGTTTGTTCCGAAGAGCCAGCCTTCATCTTGCTGGCGCGTCAGATGTGTAATGATTGTTCGTGTTGATGTTGCGTTTTGTTGAAGAACTGGATTCagcagaaagagctttatttcaGGGCACTGGTCAGTAATGCATCAGATACTGGTGGAAGTAGATGCCGAACAGGCTGCTAATGAGTTGACAGGCCGCGACCCACCACGTGAGAAAGGCGAAGATGCCCCTGAAGAAAATGGGCGTGAGGACCCCACGTAAGGCAGCGAACAGGTCGGTCAGGTGGGCTACGGTGGCCTGGATGTCCTCCTCCATGTCTTCTATATCCTCGTCGTCTTCAAGTCTGGGGGCGGGTGGAGGGGTGGTGGGAAGTATGGGAGCAGGGGTTACACCTGGAGTCTCTGCTCCAAGGCCCCATGAAAAGTCACCTGATGGGtacattgtaatttttaaaaaatatattattattgttgttattttattcatatatatatattatatatatatatattatatatatatataatatatatttttttttttttttttttttttttttttttttttactattttgtattttttactatattttttaaacattaaatagccttttaaaattattgcataataataataatatgatatatattaagtaattttataaaataaattaagattcattaattttaataatgtgtcattttaatcatcattttaactaaatattaaaatataaaataaatataaaagtaaatatatgaaaacacattataaaataatatcatcaataattaaaataataatgtttactaaaaaataaatgttttgtagtacatgtatagaaataaataatcGTATTAgaatttacacaaaattatttaaCAGTCACCTGATGGgtaaattgtaatttgtttagttttttgggactttttgtatttctttcccactttttttgtatttgaatacatttttttaaactttttttttgtgattattttaaaacattaaataatcttttaaaaccaagtataataataattataataataacaataataataaaacaaggaattatataaattaaaataaagattcattaattttaatcaatcattttatttattaattattcattttaacttaatgttaaaaaaaatgtagaaaaaatatcaaaatataaaacataaaagtaaatatataaaacacattcgGAAATAtcatcaataaattaaaacaataattaaaaaaagaataatattttgtagtaaatatacagaaataaataattttattacaattttgatgTCACATTTATATATAAGCTGTTATTTAATAGTCAGTAAAAGTGTAGAGACCCACCTAAAGATTTGAGTGCCAAAGTTGAGAAAAGCACAAGCAGAATGGGTACAAGATACTGAAGGGTGACCACAGTCAAGTAGCAGAAAACTCGTGTCACCTGCAAAAAGgagtttaaaaacattacatcatGGTATGTTACATTATTGAAGTGAATTTGTTTTAAACAGTAACACTCTTTGTGTCGCATTTCAGCCTCACCTTCCTTGTATGTCAATGGCAGCGATACGCCCCGCCTCTTTCTTCATTTGCTCCACCCACTTCTGTGCCAGATTGAGATAGGCCTGCAGGTGATAGCGGGTGAGCAGTAGCCGCAAAACACACAGCACCACAATCGTCCAAAGACGCACCGAGTTAAAAGCAGAACTAGACAGtctggaaaaagagaaagaaattataaacaaatattaaaatttaaaataaataaatatatatacacacacaatctaaactaaataatataattattcactttaatattaaaatttaaatgttatatatatatactgtatatatgtatgtgtgtgtgtgtgtgtgtttgtgtgtatataaaccAAAAAGCATTCAAATATGCAGATAAATTTACTTACAAATCAACTTACAAGGTAACTGAGGTCTTTCCCATGGGGGCGTTCCCTAGGAAGTCTCTAGCAATGGGTTTAACCCACATTACAAGAATAACCAGTGGAGACAGAAAACTCATGTGCAAAAGGATCCTAAAAGGCAAAACCACACTCAGTATAAATGCAATATTGTcttttcagttcatgtttaattCTTATGCAATACAATCTTGAGTGTCCTACTGAATGATTGGACGATCCGCGTTCATCTGAACAGCATCTAGGTGAGTTTGGGCCAATCGCAGACCAGGAAATGCAAGGAGAGCTCCGATAAAGGCACAAATGACAGCCAGCCCCAACTTGACTGATAGTTTGGTGAAGGGAACGCTGTTAAAAAGTTAAAGTATTGTGGGTGTTCTGATGGCAAAAAGAATATATTGCTTGTCTAATGTTATCTAACCATTGATGTATTACTTACGACCACTCGTAGCCTTGCTGTTTGGCAAAGACCTCGAAATTGTCAAAAAGACTGGtaaatcctgcaaaaaaaaaaaaaaaatgggtaagGAACAACTTTACATTTGTTAAGCATTTCAAGGTATTAAACATCATAGCACAGTAGTAAAAGTGTCCTTTCGCTTTAAGAATGCAGGTCAGATAACCACATGCCGGGCTCAAGGCCAAACTCCAGGTAGTCTTCTCTCACTACAAGGACCAGCATCGCAATAAGAAGAGATAAGAAGCCAAAAGCCAGACACACAGAGCGCTCGCCACCCTCCTCAGAGCGAAAGTAGTGGCTCATAAGAAGATACAGCGTCCTCCTGAGAACTTAAGTCAAGGACAACAAGACAAGAACttacttgtttataaatacaAAGTTACAATTCTCTCACTTTTCATTTTTAGGATGAGGTAAGTCACATCTGAATTTCTCAGGTAGCATCAGGTCTGTTAAGCCAAATGATTGCAATGCTGAAGGATACAAGCAGAAGAAAACAGTCAGCACACACCAGATGGAAGCAATATTGACTTCCTTGCTGGCATCCACTAGACTGTAGTAGCCTTCAGTGAAGAGGTAGATCCCTGTGGCATAGACGGCGAAGTCAATCAGCCACTGGTACTCCACAAAGAACCGCAAAACTGTGAGGAGCAGTAGAAATAAGGTCAACCGATAAGACCAAACTTATTTACAGCTGTTTTTTGGTGCAAGATCCCAGATGAAGACTTACCAAGCGCGTCCAAGACATTGACAGGAGCACTCTCCAGGCGAAGATCAATGTCTTTTGGGACTGTGAGTGGCTTGGATTCTCCATGTCCATTTTGTCTCCTGGAAGCAACAAGAGGTCAAGCATAAGTTGCTGAATTCCTCAACAGAAAGGCAACAGTTGCACTGAATCGAGCTCACACCTGTCTCGCCTGCTGGTTTTAGGAATCTGTTTCCCTGCAAGGGCGCACAACTCGCCTTCAGACGGATGTTTGAACCTGAAAAGGCTGAGAAAACCAATTATAGGGTATTAGAAAGACCAATTGTTTAGTACGTTTGCACAGACTATCATAAAGTAGTGCGTGCTTACCTGCCGTTACATAAGAGCCAGCGTGCAAAGGAGAGATGTGGGGCCATTCTCTGCATTATGCTGACCGCCAGCAAGCTCACCACCAACTGAACTCCCATTAGAGCCTTAAAATAGACAAACGTATACACAGCAGGTCTATTAACACAGAAAATAATTACGACTTATACCTTTagagtttaaaaacaaacaaaattagcTTTCACAATGAATGTTCAGGAgagatttaaagttaaaacctgtgcttattttttgttaaagcactgatattagttattaatttaaactataaacagtctaaactataaaaatatctaaaacacaattgcaatgctGATACAAATACTTTGCTAAAGTACACAcacaggattttttttccccagttaacGCATTTGTCGGCTTAATTGCACATGAGAGGAGTTGACAATTAAATTTAAGCTTGCACTGACAAGTTTAGTAAGTGATCCATGACATTAGTCTAGCTTTAACATCTATAACGTTCAAGTTTAACAAACTAAAATACGAGTCAAAGTGACGTTTTGTGTTAATAAACAGCATGTCACGGGAGCTTAACTTGTTTTGAACC
Protein-coding sequences here:
- the LOC109047823 gene encoding LOW QUALITY PROTEIN: transmembrane protein 161A-like (The sequence of the model RefSeq protein was modified relative to this genomic sequence to represent the inferred CDS: substituted 2 bases at 2 genomic stop codons), with product MALMGVQLVVSLLAVSIMQRMAPHLSFARWLLCNGSLFRFKHPSEGELCALAGKQIPKTSRRDRRQNGHGESKPLTVPKDIDLRLESAPVNVLDALVLRFFVEYQWLIDFAVYATGIYLFTEGYYSLVDASKEVNIASIWCVLTVFFCLRTLYLLMSHYFRSEEGGERSVCLAFGFLSLLIAMLVLVVREDYLEFGLEPGFTSLFDNFEVFAKQQGYEWSVPFTKLSVKLGLAVICAFIGALLAFPGLRLAQTHLDAVQMNADRPIIQILLHMSFLSPLVILVMWVKPIARDFLGNAPMGKTSVTLLSSSAFNSVRLWTIVVLCVLRLLLTRYHLQAYLNLAQKWVEQMKKEAGRIAAIDIQGRXGXNATQRVTRVFCYLTVVTLQYLVPILLVLFSTLALKSLGDFSWGLGAETPGVTPAPILPTTPPPAPRLEDDEDIEDMEEDIQATVAHLTDLFAALRGVLTPIFFRGIFAFLTWWVAACQLISSLFGIYFHQYLMHY